The following are encoded together in the Colius striatus isolate bColStr4 chromosome 5, bColStr4.1.hap1, whole genome shotgun sequence genome:
- the GORASP1 gene encoding Golgi reassembly-stacking protein 1 isoform X2 — protein MLKDLLKANAEKPVKLEVYNIKTMKIREVEVIPSNMWGGQGLLGASVRFCSFQGANEHVWHVLDVEPASPAALAGLQPYTDYIVGSDQILQESEDFFSLIESHEGKPLKLMVYNTEADSIREVVVTPNGAWGGEGSLGCGIGYGYLHRIPTQSKKQPESKPPSPSPEAGTPVPLTNGYTETPLLAPVSQSDNSEIVTNLDHSSDQAMSGYSPESSLSPPPPLQRVMDPGFLDMSGISFPELNDTSNMSSSASFNMPAEDALGGTEKLTSNNDASAYFENATALAPEDVTRYSEGSVNQPTLDDLPSVPSLPSFALPNEISVKTTLGTVPDNPETKLLLNTIESSLTTAPVKPDDEAVCEQKQEAA, from the exons atgTTGAAAGATCTGCTGAAGGCAAATGCTGAAAAACCAGTGAAGCTGGAGGTGTATAATatcaaaacaatgaaaataagagaAGTTGAAGTGATCCCCAGTAACATGTGGGGAGGACAAGGTCTTCTTGGAGCCAGTGTGAGGTTCTGCAGTTTCCAGGGAGCCAATGAACATGTTTGGCACGTTTTG GATGTTGAACCTGCATCTCCTGCAGCTCTAGCTGGTCTCCAGCCATATACTGACTACATTGTTGGATCTGATCAGATTCTCCAGGAG tcagAGGACTTCTTTTCACTGATTGAATCCCACGAGGGGAAGCCACTGAAGCTGATGGTTTATAACACTGAAGCAGATTCCATTCGAGAGGTAGTTGTGACTCCCAATGGAGCTTGGGGTGGAGAAGGAAG TTTAGGATGTGGTATTGGATATGGCTATTTGCACAGAATTCCAACACAGTCAAAGAAGCAGCCAGAAAGCAAACCACCTTCACCCTCACCAGAAGCTGGAACTCCCGTGCCATTGACTAATGGTTACACAGAG ACTCCATTATTGGCACCTGTTTCTCAGAGTGACAACTCTGAAATAGTTACGAACTTGGATCATTCCTCAGATCAAGCAATGAGTGGTTATTCACCAGAAAGCtcactttctcctcctccccctctccagAGAGTTATGGATCCAG GATTTTTGGATATGTCTGGTATTTCATTTCCTGAACTCAATGACACGTCCAACATGTCTTCATCAGCTTCCTTCAACATGCCAGCAGAAGATGCTTTAGGAGGCACTGAAAAGTTAACATCAAACAATgatgcttctgcttattttg AAAATGCCACAGCTTTGGCCCCTGAAGATGTAACCCGGTATTCTGAAGGCTCGGTCAATCAGCCCACGTTGGATGATCTGCCTTCTGTTCCATCTTTACCTTCGTTTGCTCTTCCTAATGAAATTTCTGTGAAGACAACACTAGGAACTGTTCCTGACAACCCAGAAACAAAGCTGCTCTTGAACACTATTGAAAGCTCGTTAACTACTGCCCCAGTGAAACCAGATGATGAAGCAGTGTGTGAACAGAAACAAGAAGCTGCATGA
- the WDR48 gene encoding WD repeat-containing protein 48: MAAHHRQNTAGRRKVQVSYVIRDEVEKYNRNGVNALQLDPALNRLFTAGRDSIIRIWSVSQHKQDPYIASMEHHTDWVNDIVLCCNGKTLISASSDTTVKVWNAHKGFCMSTLRTHKDYVKALAYAKDKELVASAGLDRQIFLWDVNTLTALTASNNTVTTSSLSGNKDSIYSLAMNQMGTVIVSGSTEKVLRVWDPRTCAKLMKLKGHTDNVKALLLNRDGTQCLSGSSDGTIRLWSLGQQRCIATYRVHDEGVWALQVNEAFTHVYSGGRDRKIYCTDLRNPDIRVLICEEKAPVLKMELDRSADPPPALWVATTKSSVNKWTLKGIHNFRASGDYDNDCTNPIPPLCTQPDQVIKGGASIIQCHILNDKRHILTKDTNNNVAYWDVLKACKVEDLGKVDFEEEIKKRFKMVYVPNWFSVDLKTGMLTITLDESDCFAAWVSAKDAGFSSPDGSDPKLNLGGLLLQALLEYWPRTHINPMDEEENEINHAVNGEQENRVQKGNGYFQVPPHTPVIFGEAGGRTLFRLLCRDSGGETESMLLNETVPQWVIDITVDKNMPKFNKIPFYLQPHSSSGAKTLKKDRLSASDMLQVRKVMEHVYEKIINLDNESQTTSSSNNEKAGEQEKEEDIAVLAEEKIELLCQDQVLDPNMDLRTVKHFIWKSGGDLTLHYRQKST, translated from the exons ATGGCGGCGCATCATCGGCAGAACACGGCGGGGCGGCGGAAAGTGCAG GTCTCCTATGTGATTAGAGATGAAGTGGAGAAGTACAACCGAAATGGAGTAAATGCACTTCAGCTGGATCCAGCGCTAAATAGACTCTTCACAGCAGGCCGAGACTCTATTATAAGGATATGGAGTGTCAGTCAGCACAAG CAAGACCCTTATATAGCATCTATGGAACATCACACGGATTGGGTAAATGATATTGTGCTCTGCTGCAATGGTAAAACAT TGATATCTGCCTCTTCAGATACTACTGTGAAAGTGTGGAATGCACATAAGGGATTTTGCATGTCAACACTAAGGACACATAAG GATTATGTGAAAGCTTTAGCGTATGCAAAAGATAAAGAACTGGTAGCATCTGCTGGGCTGGACAGACAGATATTCCTCTGGGATGTAAATACTCTGACAGCACTGACTGCCTCAAATAACACCGTAACAA CTTCTTCCCTGAGTGGGAACAAAGACTCAATCTACAGCCTTGCAATGAATCAAATGGGAACAGTTATTGTGTCGGGGTCCACTGAAAAG GTTCTAAGAGTGTGGGATCCAAGAACTTGTGCAAAACTAATGAAACTCAAAGGGCACACGGACAATGTGAAAGCTTTGTTGTTGAACAGAGATGGCACCCAG TGTCTTTCAGGCAGTTCTGATGGGACTATCCGCCTGTGGTCCCTTGGGCAGCAGAGATGTATAGCCACATATCGAGTCCATGATGAAGGTGTTTGGGCTCTGCAGGTCAATGAAGCCTTCACTCATGTTTATTCAGGAGGAAGAGACAGGAAGATTTATTGTACAGATTTACGAAATCCCGATATCCGTGTGCTTATCTGTGAAGAAAAGGCACCAGTTCTTAAG ATGGAACTTGATAGATCAGCTGATCCCCCTCCAGCACTTTGGGTTGCAACAACTAAATCCTCTGTGAATAAATGG ACTTTGAAGGGAATTCATAATTTTAGAGCCTCTGGAGATTATGATAATGATTGTACCAATCCTATACCACCCCTGTGTACACAGCCTGACCAAGTTATCAAAG GGGGTGCCAGTATTATTCAGTGCCACATTCTTAATGACAAGAGACACATATTAACCAAAGACACAAATAATAATGTGGCATACTGGGATGTCTTGAAG GCATGTAAAGTTGAAGACCTTGGGAAAGTAgattttgaagaagaaattaagaagAGATTTAAAATGGTGTATGTGCCAAACTGGTTCTCAGTAGACTTAAAAACTGGG ATGCTGACAATTACTTTGGATGAAAGTGACTGCTTTGCAGCCTGGGTTTCAGCAAAGGATGCTGGATTCAGCAGTCCAGATGGTTCTGATCCAAAAT TAAATCTTGGAGGGCTTCTGCTACAAGCACTTCTGGAGTATTGGCCTAGAACACATATCAATCCAAtggatgaagaagaaaatgaaataaatcatg CGGTGAATGGTGAGCAGGAGAACAGAGTCCAGAAAGGAAATGGATACTTTCAAGTGCCACCACATACACCAGTTATTTTTGGTGAGGCTGGAGGACGCACTTTGTTCAG GTTATTATGTCGGGATTCAGGTGGTGAAACTGAATCTATGCTTCTTAATGAAACTGTGCCACAATGGGTAATTGACATCACTGTGGAT AAAAACATGCCCAAATTCAATAAGATTCCCTTCTACCTCCAACCTCATTCATCATCAGGGGCAAAAACTCTAAAAAA AGACCGACTGTCAGCGAGTGATATGCTTCAGGTgagaaaagtgatggaacacgTGTATGAGAAAATCATAAACTTGGATAATGAGTCTCAGACAACTAGCTCTTCCAATaatgaaaaagcaggagaacaagaaaaagaggaggacATTGCTGTGTTGGCAGAGGAGAAGATTGAACTTCTGTGCCAGGACCAG GTTTTGGATCCAAATATGGACCTTCGAACTGTAAAGCACTTCATTTGGAAGAGTGGGGGTGACCTGACGCTTCATTATCGCCAGAAATCAACGTGA